From Zea mays cultivar B73 chromosome 3, Zm-B73-REFERENCE-NAM-5.0, whole genome shotgun sequence:
GGGCAGTTCAAGTTCAAACTCAACATGATCAGGATCAGGCCACGTCTACATCAACGCCCAACAGCAAGAGCAGGGTACAGTAAAATGGAACAAATATCTTTGGCTAGGCAGGGCGCCACCGCAATCGTTACCTGCGCGTCGTCATCACGGTCCGTGCGCACGAGGCAGACCTTGCCGTCGCGGGAGGCGAGGCTGTACTGGTCCTCCCCAGCCTTGCAGTAGATCCTGTACGTCTGCTGCCTCACAGGCGGGGCGCCGCCCCCGCCGCCGTGGTGCGGGCGTGTCTCGTGGCCGTACTGGGATCCGCCGCCGCCGTGGTGCGGTCGGCCCTCGTGGCCGTACTCGGAGCCACCGCCTCCGTAGGCGCCACCaagaccgccgccgccgccgccgtagtAAGGCCTCTCGTCGCCGACCTCGTGCGCGACGTGGACGACGTTGCCGTACCCGCCCCCGGCGCCGTAGGCCGGCGGGGGCGCGTAGCCTTGGCCGCTGTGGCCGTAGGCGTCCCCGGCCCCACCGTACGCGGACTGGGGCGGAGGTCGACCGTACGGATCGGGGTCGACGGGCGCGCGGCCGTACGGGTCGGGTGGCGGTGGCTGGCCGTAGCCGCCGTAGACCGGGGGAGGCGGGCCTCTGCGgtcgtcttcgtcgtcgtcgcGGCGATGgccgtggtggtggtggtggtgcggaaaCTCCATTATTGGCGATCGAGTGGGAAATGGATCGATCGGGGCCGCGGAGAAGGCTGCCTTATATGGGGACGGTCTGATCTGGTCGGTTCGGTCGAGCCCGGTCTGGGAGAAGCTGACCCGGGGTGGGGAATGAGGACAGGTGGAGCCGCGGCGCGTGGACCACGGGCATTCTTCGATTCGATTTGCCGGCCTGCGAGCGAGGAGCACCACGTGGCATCGATGACGGGCGAAGCCGAACCGGAAGGAAATGAATCGATGATGGTGATGCACAGTCAAGTGCATAGGATTTCCGTCTACCGCGTCGCGAGGGCGTACGTGTAGCGTATTGGATCAGCGACGTGCAAGTAGCGCCAACTGCCAGGTGGTCTTCCTGAATTTGTCAGTTTTGCTGCCACGTTGGTGCAATGATGTAATATTGCTGCTCACGTGTTATGCTCACGAATTTTAAAAAAAAAATGACCTACAGGCTACATGTCTCCTCGTTGTCCATGAATTTTCGGTTCTTCTTGAGCGGAGCCTAAGGGgatgtttggttagagggactaaagattagtctctagtttttagtctcttttagtcccttttttgccaaacactaggactaaaatatggactaaaatgatttagtctttagtccttcacataggtgcta
This genomic window contains:
- the LOC100274292 gene encoding uncharacterized protein LOC100274292 encodes the protein MEFPHHHHHHGHRRDDDEDDRRGPPPPVYGGYGQPPPPDPYGRAPVDPDPYGRPPPQSAYGGAGDAYGHSGQGYAPPPAYGAGGGYGNVVHVAHEVGDERPYYGGGGGGLGGAYGGGGSEYGHEGRPHHGGGGSQYGHETRPHHGGGGGAPPVRQQTYRIYCKAGEDQYSLASRDGKVCLVRTDRDDDAQHWIKDMKYSTRVKDEEGYPAIVLVNKATGEALKHSLGQSHPVLLTRHNPDSLDESVLWTESRDVGDGFRCIRMVNNIYLNFDALHGDKDHGGVRDGTALVLWEWCEGDNQRWKIVPW